From the Polaribacter gangjinensis genome, the window GACAATTGTTTAGCGCTGTAAAAATGAATTTAAATGGCTTATTAGATCGCATAGAAATCAAAAAAGAAGAAGATCAATTTTTGGCCGAAAAAACGATGGCATTGGTTGATGAAAGCTGCAAAGAAGTGCGCGTAATTAGCCATAAAATGATGCCTAATTTTTTATTAAAATCAGGAATTGCTGCAGACATCAAAAGTTTTATTGAAAAAATAGACGAAAACTCGCTCAAAATTTCTTTTGAAAGTATCGGTTTTAAAGATCAATTGGAGTTTAACGAAGAAATTATCTTATACAGAATCATCCAAGAATTGGTAAATAATGTAATTAAACATGCTAAAGCCAATGAATTAAAAATTGTTTTAGAAAAAAATGCGCAACAAATTTTAGTTAAAATTAGCGATAACGGAATTGGTTTCAATTACCAAAAAGCCTTAGAAAAAGGAGGTTTAGGATTAAAAAATATGCAGGTTCGTATAGAGTATTTAAAAGGTAATATTCATTTTTCTGAGCTAAAACCTCATGGAACAGAAGTTGAAATTAACATTCCAATCCTATAAATATACTACATATGTATTATTGAATTCGTTTTAGTAATTGAGTTGTTTTGTGGTGTAAATAATTACAAAAATCAAAAACAAATTATTAATTATTAAAACTACCCAAAATGAAAAATGTATTAAAAATTACAGTATTTGCAATCATGACAGTATTCATGGTGAATTGTTCATCAAATGACGATGAAAGTTTAGGAGGAAATATTCCGTCTAACGGATGGAGAATTGGCTCAACCAATTATACAACATATTTATCTATGAGAAATATTGCTGGCGCTAACACTTTAGGTGCTTTTGACAAAATACCAGGTGATGGCACAAATACAGTTGCTGTCATATTCAATAATACTGCAGGTATTTCAGCAGGAACTTATAAAATTGTTACAACAGGTAATCAATCAGATTTATTAGCTGATGAAATTATGATTGGTACAAATATCAACTATAATAATTCAACTGGTCATTATGAAAAAGAATTTGTTCCAGTAATTGGTCAAAATGTAAGTGCAACAGTAACCATAACAGGTGGAAAAGTGAAAGTTGTAATTCCTGAAATAAATATTGTTTCTTTACCAATCTCTGCAAGCTCAACAACAAACACTTTTGCAGGTACCATTATAGAGCAATAAAAATAGTCAATCAAAGATTTAGAACGTTTCTTTAAAAAAATGAAAAAAATTCCAATCGCAATTGTTGATGACAAAAGACTTCTTAGAAATACTTTGTCAGAACAACTTCAGTACAATCAACCTATAGAGGTTTTGTTTACTGCCGAAAATGGAATTGACTTTCTAAAACAAATGGAGAAACGTTCTAAAAATTTACATCCTTTAGTGGTTTTGATGGATATTGAAATGCCAGAAATGGATGGATTGGAAACTGTTTTGATATCCAAAGAAATTTATCCAGACATTCAATTTTTAATGTTGACAGCTTTTAGTGAAGATGAAAAAATTTTTGAAGCTGTAAAAGCAGGTGCAAGCGGGTATTTATTAAAAGATGAAAAAATATCAAAAATTGTAACTTCTATTTTCGAATTGCTTAATGAAGGTACAGTGCCAATGTCGCCAATAGTTGCCAAAAAAACATTAGAAATGCTACGTATTTCAGAAAAACCAACACCAAAAATTTCAGATTCAAACCAAGAAACGATTGATTATTTATCCAGCAGAGAAATGGAAATTTTACAAGAAATCGTCTTAGGTTTGAATTACAAAGAAATTGCAGATAAACTATTTATAAGTCCGCATACAGTTCGTAAACACATTGCAAATATTTATGACAAATTGCATGTATCAAACAAAACTGCAGCTATCAAAATTGCCATGAAAAAGAAATGGTTTAACTAAAATCTCCTCACTAATTCTCATTTTTTTTAACTAAAAAA encodes:
- a CDS encoding response regulator transcription factor — encoded protein: MKKIPIAIVDDKRLLRNTLSEQLQYNQPIEVLFTAENGIDFLKQMEKRSKNLHPLVVLMDIEMPEMDGLETVLISKEIYPDIQFLMLTAFSEDEKIFEAVKAGASGYLLKDEKISKIVTSIFELLNEGTVPMSPIVAKKTLEMLRISEKPTPKISDSNQETIDYLSSREMEILQEIVLGLNYKEIADKLFISPHTVRKHIANIYDKLHVSNKTAAIKIAMKKKWFN